From one Salinibacterium hongtaonis genomic stretch:
- the hemQ gene encoding hydrogen peroxide-dependent heme synthase, with translation MTFTPPEPIVTPVAGETEYTLWAVLRRDPANPVESTDSAELGATVDRVQQTGVTVRGFYDVSSIRADSDLMIWLHGTSPEAIQAALRDLRRTSILSPLLPTWNTMGVHRDAEFNTKHIPAFMRGKEPADWLTVYPFVRSYEWYLIDEAERRAMLASHGRMGAQFPNVLSNTVSAFALGDYEWVLALEADDLLELVDLMRHLRATDARMHVREEVPFYTGRRIGVDEIAGVLR, from the coding sequence ATGACTTTCACGCCGCCGGAACCGATCGTTACGCCCGTTGCTGGAGAGACTGAATACACCCTGTGGGCAGTGCTTCGCCGGGACCCGGCGAACCCTGTTGAGTCGACAGATTCCGCGGAACTTGGCGCGACCGTCGATCGCGTGCAGCAGACTGGCGTGACGGTTCGTGGGTTCTACGACGTCTCGTCGATCCGAGCGGATTCCGACCTCATGATCTGGCTGCACGGCACGTCACCCGAGGCGATTCAAGCGGCGCTTCGTGACCTGCGGCGCACGAGCATCCTGAGCCCGCTTCTGCCCACATGGAACACGATGGGCGTGCACCGCGACGCCGAGTTCAACACCAAGCACATTCCCGCTTTTATGCGCGGCAAGGAACCTGCTGACTGGCTCACCGTCTATCCGTTCGTGCGGTCATATGAGTGGTACCTCATCGACGAGGCCGAGCGCCGCGCGATGCTCGCAAGCCACGGTCGCATGGGCGCCCAGTTTCCCAACGTGCTCTCGAACACCGTTTCGGCTTTTGCCCTGGGCGACTACGAGTGGGTTCTCGCACTTGAGGCGGATGACCTGCTGGAGCTCGTAGACCTCATGCGCCACCTGCGGGCGACGGATGCCCGCATGCATGTGCGCGAAGAGGTCCCGTTCTACACGGGGCGTCGCATCGGCGTAGACGAGATCGCAGGAGTGCTGAGATGA
- a CDS encoding DUF1653 domain-containing protein, with translation MTSQNPHSTTPASGRYRHFKGGAYEVIGVARHSETEEELVVYRSATGDLWVRPRDMFLQTTVVDGVEVPRFAPVND, from the coding sequence ATGACATCCCAGAACCCCCACTCCACCACGCCGGCCTCCGGTCGTTACCGACACTTCAAGGGCGGCGCCTATGAGGTCATCGGCGTCGCGCGCCACAGCGAGACAGAAGAAGAGCTCGTTGTCTACCGTTCCGCGACGGGCGATCTGTGGGTGCGCCCCCGTGACATGTTCTTGCAGACGACGGTGGTTGACGGCGTTGAGGTGCCTCGCTTCGCGCCGGTGAACGACTAA
- a CDS encoding endonuclease/exonuclease/phosphatase family protein — protein MVMLTRRVGGDRPLIGPVGAPYLHVMSYNVRRIITMSRHGSPDFWPVRRDLVERMLHAERPTILGTQEAMASQARAIAGMMGPDFRIVGHGRAADGKGEGCPIYFDATRLTLIDWSQRTLSPTPHAAGSRGWGNLVPRVVVTAEFDDMMTGKRFVVFNTHFDHTSKRSRVASAEYVASLVSKCKHPVILMGDFNTVPGKPPYRILVNAGLRDSLLVADKRLGGAGPTFSDYKLPSPRGRRIDWLMVSDRIDVKVGAINTARFEGRAASDHEPVQAVIDVL, from the coding sequence ATGGTTATGCTCACGCGGCGGGTCGGTGGCGACAGGCCACTGATTGGCCCCGTGGGCGCTCCCTATTTGCACGTGATGAGTTACAACGTGCGCAGAATCATCACGATGTCTCGGCATGGAAGCCCGGACTTTTGGCCGGTGCGACGCGACCTCGTCGAACGCATGCTGCATGCGGAGCGTCCGACAATTCTCGGAACCCAGGAGGCCATGGCGAGCCAGGCTCGGGCGATCGCAGGGATGATGGGCCCGGATTTTCGCATAGTCGGGCATGGACGAGCCGCAGACGGAAAAGGCGAGGGATGCCCGATCTATTTTGATGCCACGAGGCTCACCTTGATCGATTGGTCCCAGCGCACGCTCTCCCCCACCCCACATGCTGCCGGATCACGAGGGTGGGGCAACCTCGTGCCCCGCGTCGTCGTCACCGCCGAGTTCGACGACATGATGACGGGCAAACGTTTTGTCGTGTTCAATACCCATTTCGACCACACCTCCAAGCGCTCGCGGGTCGCCTCGGCAGAGTATGTGGCGAGCCTCGTCTCGAAGTGCAAGCATCCCGTCATTCTCATGGGGGATTTCAATACCGTGCCCGGCAAGCCGCCGTATCGCATCCTGGTGAACGCAGGGCTCCGCGATTCTCTCCTGGTCGCTGACAAACGGCTGGGCGGTGCAGGCCCCACGTTCTCCGACTACAAGCTGCCGAGCCCGCGCGGGCGACGCATCGATTGGCTGATGGTCTCTGACCGCATCGACGTGAAGGTGGGCGCCATCAATACTGCGCGGTTCGAGGGGCGCGCGGCCTCCGACCACGAGCCGGTGCAGGCCGTTATTGATGTGCTCTAG
- a CDS encoding LysR substrate-binding domain-containing protein — protein MPSDVAPFRIAIVAGVSVGRWTKAWKERRPETPLEVIPIPESEQRSVLTEGIADVSFVRLPIDRDDLSVIRLYSEVPVVVVPKEHPIALFDSVTEADLAGEILRTEDPADAVEVVAAGVGVLRVPHSVARQYARKDVEAITVSDAPETEIAIAWPTESTSPDVEYFVGIVRGRKASSSRGEAPTAPPPPTKQTTAKRPPQRGAKKPQGGGPAAAGRKRGARGSR, from the coding sequence ATGCCTTCTGATGTCGCTCCGTTTCGCATCGCAATTGTTGCCGGTGTGAGTGTTGGGCGTTGGACCAAAGCGTGGAAGGAACGCAGGCCGGAGACTCCGCTCGAGGTAATCCCGATCCCGGAGTCGGAGCAGCGTTCCGTGCTCACGGAGGGCATCGCCGATGTGAGTTTTGTGCGACTCCCTATCGACCGCGACGACTTGAGCGTGATCCGTCTCTATAGCGAAGTCCCCGTTGTCGTTGTTCCCAAGGAACATCCCATCGCTCTCTTCGATTCGGTCACGGAGGCCGACCTCGCTGGCGAAATTCTGCGCACAGAAGACCCGGCAGATGCCGTGGAGGTTGTCGCCGCCGGGGTTGGAGTGCTTCGCGTGCCCCACTCGGTTGCGCGGCAGTATGCCCGCAAAGATGTGGAGGCGATCACCGTGAGCGATGCGCCCGAGACTGAGATCGCCATTGCCTGGCCCACGGAGTCAACGTCGCCCGACGTCGAATATTTTGTGGGCATCGTGCGGGGGCGCAAGGCAAGCAGCTCGCGAGGCGAGGCTCCGACAGCGCCGCCGCCACCGACGAAGCAGACCACGGCCAAACGACCCCCTCAGCGCGGAGCAAAAAAGCCCCAGGGCGGCGGGCCTGCCGCAGCGGGCCGCAAGCGCGGAGCACGCGGGAGCCGTTGA
- a CDS encoding DUF5997 family protein codes for MISRHDAAQRLDISLEMARKHGLPNRMTEAEFDELDQNPPAWLAQSRANRKAGARPVWVQLTCTVCGYTEAVRPKKWWPEFTYITCSDHSPLDLPPAADGLYRAEIDGIGTRFVGIVDA; via the coding sequence ATGATCAGCAGACACGACGCCGCCCAGCGGCTCGATATTTCCCTCGAAATGGCCCGCAAGCACGGGCTGCCCAACCGGATGACCGAGGCGGAATTCGACGAACTCGATCAGAACCCGCCAGCCTGGCTCGCTCAGTCACGCGCGAATCGCAAGGCTGGCGCACGACCGGTGTGGGTGCAGCTGACCTGCACGGTGTGCGGTTATACCGAGGCGGTACGGCCCAAGAAGTGGTGGCCGGAGTTCACTTACATCACCTGCAGCGATCATTCCCCGCTCGATCTGCCCCCGGCAGCGGACGGGCTCTACCGAGCTGAGATCGACGGCATCGGCACCCGTTTTGTGGGCATCGTCGACGCATGA
- the hemB gene encoding porphobilinogen synthase: MTLGPDIRPRRLRTTPAMRRMVSETRVHPSQLVLPMFVREGIDAPQPISSMPGVVQHTTESMRGAIVEAAGAGIGGIMLFGIPLLKDAVGSGATDENGILNVATRIAVEEAGDALLVQTDLCLDEFTDHGHCGVLRSDGRVDNDASLERYREMALAQAAAGSQLLGLSGMMDGQVAAVRDELDANGYLDTAILGYGAKYASAFYGPFRDAVDSSLQGDRRTYQQDPGNRREGLREAMLDCEQGADIVMVKPAMSYLDVLADVAAVSDIPVWAYQVSGEYSMIEAAAANGWIDRERAIDESLISIVRAGADAVLTYWAVEYARTLR, translated from the coding sequence ATGACTCTCGGCCCCGACATCCGTCCGCGCCGCCTCCGCACGACACCGGCCATGCGCCGGATGGTCTCAGAGACGCGCGTTCACCCCAGCCAACTGGTTCTGCCGATGTTCGTAAGGGAGGGAATCGATGCCCCTCAGCCGATCTCGTCGATGCCGGGCGTCGTGCAGCACACGACCGAGAGCATGAGAGGCGCCATAGTCGAGGCTGCGGGGGCGGGCATCGGTGGCATCATGCTCTTCGGAATCCCGCTGCTCAAGGATGCGGTCGGATCCGGCGCCACCGACGAGAACGGAATCCTCAACGTCGCCACCCGCATCGCGGTGGAGGAGGCCGGCGACGCCCTGCTCGTGCAGACGGATCTCTGCCTCGACGAGTTCACTGACCACGGTCATTGCGGGGTTCTCCGCTCTGATGGCCGGGTCGACAACGACGCATCACTGGAGCGGTACCGAGAAATGGCGCTCGCCCAGGCTGCAGCGGGATCCCAGCTCTTGGGGCTCAGCGGAATGATGGACGGGCAGGTCGCTGCCGTCCGCGACGAACTCGATGCCAACGGGTACCTCGATACGGCAATTCTCGGCTACGGCGCAAAGTATGCCTCCGCGTTCTACGGCCCCTTCAGGGATGCTGTCGACTCCAGCCTCCAGGGTGATCGCCGCACATACCAGCAGGATCCCGGCAATCGTCGGGAGGGGCTGCGCGAGGCGATGCTCGATTGTGAGCAGGGTGCCGACATCGTTATGGTCAAGCCGGCCATGAGCTACCTGGATGTTCTTGCCGACGTTGCGGCCGTGAGCGATATCCCCGTATGGGCCTACCAGGTTTCGGGGGAGTACTCGATGATCGAGGCTGCCGCGGCTAACGGGTGGATCGACCGCGAACGAGCGATCGACGAATCGCTCATCAGCATTGTGCGGGCCGGTGCCGACGCGGTGCTGACCTACTGGGCTGTCGAGTACGCCCGCACCCTGCGGTAA
- the hemC gene encoding hydroxymethylbilane synthase, giving the protein MSTTIRIGTRGSALALAQTGQIADRIRASSGAEVEIISITTEGDTSRASLSSLGGTGVFASALREALLAGECDLVVHSLKDLPTAPAEGLVIGAIPKRADARDALIARDGLTLEALAEGATVGTGSPRRIAQLRSLRPDLDIRDIRGNIDTRIGFVTNGELDAVVLAAAGLGRLGRLDVVSEFFELSHNPTAPGQGALALETRQEIPGDLARVLQGLDHQTTRLTVLAEREVLARLEAGCAAPVGATALIDSDLLLLTATVYSVDGSQKLTASHGAVLDGSPADRNAEAIELGRRAADELLSSGAAELAPLS; this is encoded by the coding sequence ATGAGCACCACGATTCGCATCGGAACACGCGGCAGCGCACTCGCACTCGCCCAGACGGGGCAGATCGCCGATCGCATCCGCGCTTCATCCGGCGCCGAGGTCGAGATCATCAGCATCACGACCGAGGGCGACACCTCCCGCGCCTCGCTCTCCAGCCTGGGGGGCACTGGCGTCTTCGCCAGCGCTCTGCGCGAGGCGCTGCTGGCGGGTGAATGCGACCTCGTTGTGCATTCACTCAAGGATCTCCCGACCGCGCCTGCCGAAGGCCTCGTCATCGGAGCTATCCCCAAGCGAGCGGATGCCCGCGATGCATTGATCGCCCGAGACGGCCTCACTCTCGAAGCACTCGCCGAGGGCGCCACCGTGGGCACGGGGTCTCCGAGGCGCATCGCTCAGCTTCGGTCGCTGCGGCCCGACCTCGATATTCGTGACATTCGCGGCAACATCGATACCCGCATCGGATTCGTCACGAACGGCGAACTCGACGCCGTCGTGCTTGCTGCCGCTGGACTCGGTCGGCTCGGACGCCTCGACGTCGTCAGCGAGTTCTTTGAACTGAGCCACAACCCCACGGCGCCGGGGCAGGGCGCTCTCGCCCTCGAGACCCGACAGGAGATTCCTGGCGATCTTGCTCGCGTGCTGCAGGGGCTCGACCATCAGACAACCCGGCTCACCGTGCTCGCCGAGCGCGAGGTGCTTGCCAGGCTCGAGGCAGGGTGCGCCGCTCCCGTCGGTGCCACAGCCCTGATCGACTCCGACCTCCTCCTCCTGACGGCGACCGTGTACAGCGTTGATGGCAGCCAGAAGCTCACGGCGTCGCACGGCGCTGTGCTCGACGGCTCGCCCGCCGACCGCAACGCCGAGGCCATCGAACTCGGTCGGAGGGCCGCCGACGAGCTGCTGTCTTCAGGTGCGGCCGAGCTCGCTCCGCTCTCTTAG
- a CDS encoding ferrochelatase, giving the protein MSLVPGASPAAASGAEHVTEPVAYDAILLASFGGPEGQDDVIPFLRNVTRGRGIPDERLEEVAHHYRAFGGVSPINDQNRELKAAMEAELARRGIDLPVYWGNRNWEPFVTDALREAHADGHTTIIAIGTSAYSSYSSCRQYREDFASALSETGLEGVVTIDKVRQFFDHPGFVEPFVEGVTGALRDFESQGFSAQDTHVLFSTHSIPSTDAAKSGPADRGFGEGGAYAAQHLAVAEAVMAGESAPWSLVYQSRSGPPTQPWLEPDINDEIARLAATGVRAVVIVPLGFVSDHMEVKWDLDTEALETAGAHGIAAVRVPTPGVHAAFVSGLVDLVLERRDGVPVSERPAVTPLGPWYDVCRPGCCENVRLGFKPALAGLQP; this is encoded by the coding sequence ATGAGCCTGGTTCCCGGAGCCAGCCCCGCCGCAGCATCCGGCGCCGAGCACGTGACCGAGCCGGTCGCCTATGACGCCATCCTCCTGGCTTCGTTCGGCGGGCCGGAGGGTCAAGACGATGTGATCCCGTTTCTTCGTAATGTGACGCGCGGCCGGGGAATCCCCGACGAACGACTCGAAGAAGTTGCGCACCACTACCGCGCCTTTGGTGGGGTCAGCCCCATCAACGACCAGAACCGTGAGCTCAAAGCCGCGATGGAGGCCGAGCTCGCTCGTCGCGGCATCGATCTGCCCGTCTACTGGGGCAATCGAAACTGGGAACCGTTCGTAACGGATGCGCTGCGCGAGGCGCACGCGGACGGCCACACGACGATCATCGCCATCGGCACGAGCGCCTACAGCTCGTACTCGAGCTGCAGGCAGTATCGCGAAGACTTTGCCTCTGCCCTCTCCGAGACCGGCCTCGAGGGAGTGGTGACGATCGACAAGGTGCGTCAGTTCTTCGACCACCCCGGGTTCGTTGAGCCGTTTGTCGAGGGCGTCACCGGTGCCCTCCGTGACTTCGAATCTCAGGGCTTTTCTGCCCAAGACACCCACGTTCTCTTCTCGACCCATTCGATTCCTTCGACGGATGCCGCCAAGAGTGGTCCGGCAGACCGCGGCTTCGGCGAGGGTGGCGCATACGCTGCCCAGCACCTCGCTGTCGCCGAGGCGGTTATGGCGGGGGAGAGTGCTCCGTGGAGCCTCGTCTACCAGTCCAGAAGCGGCCCTCCGACGCAACCGTGGCTCGAGCCGGATATCAACGACGAGATCGCGCGTCTGGCTGCCACCGGCGTTCGCGCGGTCGTGATCGTGCCCCTCGGGTTCGTGAGCGACCATATGGAGGTCAAGTGGGATCTCGACACAGAGGCGCTGGAGACGGCGGGAGCGCACGGTATCGCCGCGGTGCGGGTGCCGACTCCCGGCGTTCACGCCGCCTTCGTGTCGGGGCTCGTTGACCTCGTTCTTGAGCGCAGAGACGGCGTGCCCGTTTCGGAGAGGCCCGCGGTAACGCCGCTCGGGCCCTGGTACGACGTATGCCGTCCCGGCTGCTGCGAAAACGTCCGACTGGGCTTCAAGCCCGCACTGGCAGGTCTACAACCATGA
- a CDS encoding M28 family metallopeptidase, which yields MGVSRSLRRVAIITGAGLVASIGLTATALPAWAGGSHGPGGGNHGRSISLAKQVTAKNILGHLNAFQKIADANGGNRQSGAPGHVASAEYVEFQLRKAGYKPVRQEFSYEQFVEGASTFAQVTPNAVSYVDQTDYDVMDYSGAGTVTGEIVAVDVNLAGDRVNTSGCEAEDFAGFAAGSIALVQRGTCTFGEKVANATAAGAAAVIVFNQGNGEDRSGLLFGTLSAPQASIPALGAPFAVGESLAAVPGTTVSIAVEASVTTVNTFNVIADTKKGNPDATVVVGAHLDGVAEGPGINDNASGSGAILETAIQLAKSKATPQNRVRFAFWSGEEDGLLGSTHYVSQLTEAEIAQHAANLNFDMVGSPNFVRFVYDGDGSEFGSVGPEGSAQIEALFSEFFAGQGLASEPTEFDGRSDYAAFIDAGIAAGGLFTGADGVKTEDQAAVYGGTAGETYDQCYHSACDTIANINVTVLDQMADAIAYATQTYADLKKGHKPGKPGKPGKGGHGGWGHHDHHGPRLGR from the coding sequence ATGGGCGTGTCACGATCGTTGCGGAGAGTCGCCATCATCACCGGTGCAGGCCTTGTCGCCAGCATCGGGTTGACGGCAACGGCGTTGCCAGCATGGGCAGGAGGTTCCCACGGGCCGGGAGGGGGCAATCACGGCCGCTCCATCTCGTTGGCCAAGCAGGTGACTGCCAAGAACATCCTGGGTCATCTGAACGCATTCCAGAAGATCGCTGACGCGAACGGGGGCAACCGCCAGTCGGGCGCGCCCGGGCACGTTGCCTCAGCAGAGTACGTGGAATTCCAACTGCGAAAGGCCGGATACAAGCCTGTTCGCCAGGAGTTCAGCTACGAGCAATTCGTAGAGGGAGCGTCAACGTTTGCTCAGGTGACTCCGAACGCCGTTTCGTATGTAGATCAGACCGACTATGACGTCATGGACTATTCGGGTGCCGGCACGGTGACGGGCGAGATCGTTGCCGTCGACGTGAACCTTGCGGGTGACCGCGTGAACACGAGCGGATGCGAGGCAGAGGACTTCGCGGGCTTCGCGGCTGGCTCGATCGCCCTCGTTCAGCGCGGCACGTGCACGTTCGGTGAGAAGGTGGCCAACGCCACGGCAGCAGGGGCTGCGGCCGTGATCGTGTTCAACCAGGGCAATGGCGAAGACCGCTCAGGGCTCTTGTTCGGAACCCTCTCGGCCCCCCAGGCCTCGATACCGGCTCTCGGTGCACCGTTCGCGGTGGGTGAGTCGCTCGCGGCGGTTCCCGGAACAACCGTGAGCATCGCGGTAGAAGCGTCGGTCACGACGGTGAACACGTTCAATGTGATCGCCGATACCAAGAAGGGCAACCCCGACGCGACAGTCGTGGTGGGTGCGCACCTAGACGGTGTCGCCGAAGGCCCCGGGATCAACGACAACGCGAGCGGAAGCGGCGCGATTCTCGAAACGGCAATTCAGCTGGCGAAATCCAAGGCGACGCCTCAGAACCGGGTTCGTTTCGCCTTCTGGAGCGGAGAAGAAGACGGGCTGCTCGGGTCGACGCACTACGTTTCGCAACTGACGGAGGCCGAGATCGCTCAGCACGCGGCCAACCTCAACTTCGACATGGTCGGCTCGCCCAACTTTGTTCGCTTCGTCTATGACGGCGATGGATCGGAGTTCGGCAGCGTTGGGCCGGAGGGTTCGGCCCAGATCGAGGCGCTTTTCAGCGAGTTCTTCGCGGGACAGGGGCTGGCCTCTGAGCCGACCGAGTTCGATGGGCGCTCCGACTACGCTGCGTTCATCGATGCGGGCATCGCGGCTGGTGGCCTCTTTACGGGAGCCGACGGGGTCAAGACCGAGGATCAGGCGGCAGTCTACGGTGGCACCGCTGGTGAGACCTACGACCAGTGCTACCACTCGGCCTGCGACACGATCGCCAACATCAATGTCACGGTGCTCGACCAGATGGCGGATGCGATCGCCTATGCAACGCAGACCTACGCCGACCTTAAGAAGGGCCACAAGCCTGGCAAGCCGGGCAAGCCTGGCAAGGGTGGACACGGAGGCTGGGGTCACCATGACCACCATGGCCCGCGTCTGGGAAGGTAA
- a CDS encoding DUF5997 family protein, protein MTEQTMKPATAAQKLGVYLPATPAEFQETPLTRTQLNEMLETPPEWLVELRKNGPHPRSVVAGKLGISNAGLARGGITEALTTEEITALLQSPPEWLVEERATQAQVRDEKIRLREKAAQKRK, encoded by the coding sequence ATGACCGAGCAGACCATGAAACCAGCGACAGCCGCCCAAAAGCTCGGCGTGTACCTGCCAGCGACCCCCGCGGAGTTCCAAGAAACCCCCCTCACGCGCACCCAGCTCAACGAGATGCTGGAGACGCCGCCCGAGTGGCTCGTCGAACTTCGCAAGAACGGCCCGCACCCGCGGTCCGTCGTCGCGGGCAAGCTCGGAATCTCCAACGCGGGTCTAGCCCGCGGCGGAATAACCGAAGCTCTCACGACCGAGGAGATCACCGCCCTCCTTCAGTCACCGCCGGAGTGGCTTGTCGAGGAGCGCGCAACGCAGGCCCAGGTTCGCGACGAGAAGATACGCCTCCGCGAGAAGGCCGCGCAGAAGCGCAAGTAA
- a CDS encoding uroporphyrinogen-III synthase: MVTDRAASMTGRRVLVPRGGDLGRRLSELLTERGCEAVVAPVIDFAPPADPAPLAASLRTLAEGGYDWLAVTSATTVPVLAGIRLPDHTRVAAVGGGTALALHSAGFRVDYVPADDQSARGMLADWPEGGSRVLIPQSEIAAPTLAEGLRARGLEVDAVTAYRTVAAALRPDVVTMAAAGALSAVALTSASVAQQIARQLPPAALARTLMICVGEPTARAARASGLIVAAVASHSSAEGLVAAVEAAIIGDSPNEGF; encoded by the coding sequence ATGGTCACGGATCGCGCCGCCTCGATGACGGGACGGCGCGTTCTCGTGCCACGGGGGGGCGACCTGGGCCGCCGTCTCTCCGAGCTGCTCACCGAACGCGGTTGTGAGGCCGTAGTGGCTCCCGTCATCGATTTCGCTCCGCCTGCCGACCCCGCACCGCTCGCTGCCTCCCTCCGCACCCTTGCCGAGGGCGGCTACGACTGGCTGGCCGTGACCAGCGCGACCACCGTGCCCGTCCTCGCGGGAATCCGCCTGCCCGATCACACCCGGGTTGCCGCGGTCGGCGGGGGAACCGCGCTCGCTCTGCACTCCGCAGGCTTTCGGGTCGACTATGTGCCTGCCGACGACCAATCCGCGCGGGGGATGCTGGCCGACTGGCCAGAGGGAGGCTCAAGGGTGCTGATCCCTCAATCCGAGATTGCCGCTCCGACTCTCGCCGAAGGGTTGCGCGCCAGGGGGCTCGAGGTCGACGCCGTAACGGCCTATCGCACTGTCGCCGCCGCCCTGCGCCCGGACGTGGTCACCATGGCCGCAGCGGGCGCCCTGAGTGCCGTCGCGCTGACCTCGGCGAGCGTCGCACAGCAGATCGCTCGGCAGCTACCGCCCGCAGCACTCGCGCGCACCCTAATGATCTGCGTTGGTGAGCCCACCGCCCGGGCGGCGAGGGCATCCGGACTCATCGTTGCCGCCGTCGCATCCCACAGCAGCGCGGAAGGTCTGGTCGCCGCCGTCGAGGCTGCGATTATCGGAGACTCCCCAAACGAGGGCTTCTAA
- a CDS encoding DUF4442 domain-containing protein: protein MRARTFRRMLNVWPPLVGAGITILEFSDDYTHVKARLRMNKLNRNAVGSHFGGSIYAMTDPFFMLMLLHHLGKDHVVWDKAAEIEFVKPGRGDVFADFHITPELVDELRAEAADGGRVLRWLTGEVVNSDGDVVAVVRKQLYVRRKRENTAA, encoded by the coding sequence ATGCGCGCTCGCACGTTTCGCAGGATGCTCAATGTCTGGCCGCCCCTCGTGGGGGCTGGCATCACGATTCTGGAGTTCAGCGATGACTACACGCATGTGAAGGCTCGACTTCGCATGAACAAGCTCAATCGCAACGCGGTTGGCAGCCATTTTGGCGGCTCGATCTATGCCATGACTGACCCGTTCTTCATGCTCATGTTGCTTCACCATCTGGGCAAGGATCATGTCGTGTGGGATAAGGCGGCCGAGATCGAGTTCGTGAAGCCCGGGCGCGGCGATGTCTTCGCCGACTTTCACATCACCCCCGAGCTGGTCGACGAGTTGCGCGCAGAAGCCGCTGACGGCGGGCGGGTTCTGCGCTGGCTCACCGGGGAGGTCGTGAACTCCGACGGCGACGTCGTCGCGGTCGTGCGAAAGCAGCTTTATGTGCGCCGCAAGCGAGAGAACACCGCCGCCTGA
- the hemL gene encoding glutamate-1-semialdehyde 2,1-aminomutase — MSTNLESFSSAKALIPGGVNSPVRAFGSVGGTPRFLVSARGAYVTDVEGRDYVDLVASWGPALLGHAHPQTVEAVKQAAERGLSFGASTPGETELAQRVIDRLSPAVEKVRLVSTGTEATMTAIRLARGFTGRDLLVKFAGHYHGHSDGLLAEAGSGIATLSLPGSAGVPAAVAAQTLVVPYNDLDALRIVFSEHGDRIAAVITEAAAANMGVVAPDAGFNAALIDLAHAHGALVILDEVLTGFRVSEAGWWGLDGRDGSPAYTPDLFTFGKVIGGGMPIAAIAGSAKIMDFLAPVGPVYQAGTLSGNPLAVAAGIATLTAADAAVYQHLDRTAAIIASATSEALSHHGVAHSVQRAGNLFSFAFREGAPRTYEQVKHQDAFRYGPFFHSMLDSGVSLPPSVFEAWFVTAAHDDTAVSRILDALPAAAKAAAAATAS; from the coding sequence ATGTCTACGAACCTCGAATCGTTCAGCTCGGCCAAGGCTCTTATCCCCGGCGGCGTGAACTCACCCGTTCGCGCCTTCGGCTCCGTCGGTGGCACTCCGCGCTTTCTCGTCTCCGCACGAGGCGCATATGTGACGGATGTCGAGGGTCGCGACTATGTGGACCTCGTCGCGTCGTGGGGCCCCGCTCTGCTGGGGCATGCGCATCCGCAGACCGTCGAGGCCGTTAAGCAGGCGGCCGAACGCGGGCTGTCGTTCGGCGCGTCGACTCCGGGGGAGACCGAGCTGGCTCAGCGTGTCATCGACCGCCTCAGCCCCGCAGTGGAGAAGGTTCGCCTCGTCTCCACGGGCACCGAAGCCACGATGACGGCCATTCGCCTTGCCCGGGGGTTCACCGGGCGCGATCTGCTCGTCAAGTTCGCCGGCCACTATCACGGGCATTCCGACGGATTGCTTGCCGAGGCGGGCTCTGGCATCGCGACCCTTTCTCTCCCCGGCTCGGCCGGCGTGCCAGCGGCTGTCGCAGCCCAAACGCTCGTGGTTCCCTACAACGACCTCGACGCGCTGCGCATCGTCTTCTCCGAGCACGGCGACCGCATTGCGGCCGTTATCACCGAGGCGGCCGCGGCGAACATGGGGGTCGTTGCCCCCGACGCGGGCTTCAACGCCGCGCTCATCGACCTGGCCCATGCCCACGGTGCCCTCGTTATTCTCGACGAGGTGCTCACGGGCTTCCGGGTCAGCGAAGCGGGATGGTGGGGTCTCGATGGCCGCGACGGGTCGCCCGCGTACACGCCAGATCTCTTCACCTTCGGCAAGGTTATTGGCGGCGGCATGCCCATCGCAGCGATCGCCGGATCCGCGAAGATCATGGACTTTCTCGCGCCCGTCGGGCCGGTTTACCAGGCAGGAACGCTCAGCGGCAACCCGTTGGCGGTTGCCGCGGGCATCGCCACGCTCACGGCTGCTGACGCTGCGGTTTATCAGCACCTCGACCGCACCGCCGCCATCATCGCGTCGGCAACCTCGGAGGCGCTGTCCCACCACGGCGTGGCTCACTCCGTGCAGAGGGCCGGCAACCTGTTCTCGTTCGCGTTCCGCGAGGGAGCTCCCCGCACCTACGAGCAGGTCAAGCACCAGGACGCGTTCCGCTATGGACCGTTCTTCCATTCGATGCTCGACTCGGGGGTCTCGCTGCCTCCGTCGGTCTTCGAGGCCTGGTTCGTCACCGCAGCCCACGACGACACCGCCGTCTCGCGCATTCTTGATGCTCTCCCCGCAGCGGCGAAGGCGGCTGCAGCCGCCACCGCATCCTGA